Proteins found in one Plasmodium malariae genome assembly, chromosome: 13 genomic segment:
- the PmUG01_13048200 gene encoding cytidine triphosphate synthetase, putative, with protein MASLEDENIITKYIIVTGGNMSGLGKGTAMSSMGVLLLTKNILLTTIKIDPYLNIDAGTMSPYEHGEVYVLEDGGEVDLDLGNYERFLNIKLSYKNNITSGKIFEQVIKKERKGEYLGKTVQVVPHVTDVIQKWIKGVIDENIKKMKKEYDINSNNNKIPCICLIEVGGTVGDIESAVYLEALQQLINNLNSDDVCLCHLSYVPIIGNLREQKTKPTQHSVKILREAGLKPDFIFCRCEEPLTEEAIRKISLFSQVKNEHVISLHDTSNVYKVPLILEQQNFSEHVLKKLNLQNIVLENKLSISPYSFSTWKQLSDRYESSSEHVVIGIVGKYTASNDTYLSIISSLVHACIECGFKLIIKYINSSHLSLKKKSKKRNIDLKRKARKYSYDTFQQVNTMQNHLFVDDTTSDEDYDKKRRIKYERAWETLKSVDGVLVPGGFGTRGIEGKYLSSKYCRLRNIPYLGICLGMQTAVIDVARQYLNKYANSEEFEDILEIQSSNSDEDKFHKKRRKFTKGTNEEGTMEKLSNHNGKKHNSVVEMNKDFLIVNERITSPEGIILKEELHKHEPHPIQQDDNYDNSGDDNTLLNTNQNKLTLEEHNISLCNVKAEHEKNEPSTMNNNVNAKTMHYIYGKNHSKEENMALFDDVSSIFDDEYGGGKNTKKAGNFVRTNKCIEEIPNKLLNPVLQEKIKLMGIKDYYKSIDEIDNNNVIIYMSEFKGDDNKGGTMRLGVKQSKIIDKDSLTYKSYDEATYIFERHRHRFEINPKYVPLLESVGLSFVAKDIHSVRMEICEIKNLNFYVGVQFHPEFTSRPFKANPIFLAFILASKGKLKERLDKFGNKLCSGSLYA; from the coding sequence ATGGCATCACTAGaagatgaaaatataataacaaagtACATCATTGTGACAGGGGGGAATATGAGCGGGTTGGGTAAAGGAACAGCCATGAGTAGTATGggagtattattattaacaaaaaatattttattgacTACAATAAAAATTGATCCTTATTTGAACATAGATGCAGGAACCATGTCACCATATGAACATGGAGAAGTATATGTATTAGAAGATGGAGGAGAAGTTGATCTTGATTTAGGAAATTATGAAagatttttaaatattaaattatcatataagaataatataacttcaggtaaaatatttgaacaagttattaaaaaggaaagaaaaggAGAATACTTAGGTAAGACAGTTCAAGTAGTACCACATGTAACAGATGTTATACAGAAATGGATAAAAGGTGTTattgatgaaaatataaaaaaaatgaaaaaggagtatgatataaattcaaataataataaaattccaTGTATTTGTTTAATAGAAGTAGGAGGAACAGTAGGTGACATAGAATCAGCTGTATATTTGGAGGCTTTACAACAATTAATCAATAACTTAAATTCAGATGATGTATGCTTATGTCATTTGTCCTATGTACCAATTATTGGAAACTTGAGAGAACAAAAAACGAAGCCAACTCAACATAgtgttaaaatattaagagaAGCTGGACTTAAACcagattttattttttgtagatGTGAAGAACCATTAACAGAAGAAGCTATTCGAaaaatttctcttttttcacAAGTCAAAAATGAACATGTCATATCATTACATGATACatcaaatgtatataaagtACCCTTAATCCTAGAACAACAAAATTTTAGTGAgcatgttttaaaaaaattaaacttgcaaaatattgttttagaaaataaattaagtatATCTCCTTATTCCTTTAGTACATGGAAACAGTTATCAGACCGATATGAATCTTCAAGTGAACATGTTGTTATCGGTATTGTGGGAAAATATACTGCTTCTAATGATACATATTTGTCTATTATATCATCCCTCGTTCATGCTTGTATAGAATGCGGGTTTAAGCTAATTATTAAGTATATCAATAGTAGTCATTTAtcattaaagaaaaagagcaaaaagagaaatatagatttaaaaagaaaagcaagGAAATACTCTTATGATACGTTTCAACAAGTTAACACTATGCAGAACCATCTTTTTGTTGATGACACTACCTCTGATGAagattatgataaaaaaagaagaatcaAATATGAACGAGCATGGGAAACATTGAAATCAGTGGATGGTGTATTAGTTCCGGGAGGATTTGGAACAAGGGGTATTgaaggaaaatatttatcttcAAAATATTGTAGATTACGTAATATACCATATTTAGGAATCTGTTTAGGTATGCAAACAGCTGTTATTGATGTAGCTAGgcaatatttaaataaatatgccAATTCAGAAGAATTTGAGGATATTCTAGAAATACAAAGTAGTAATTCTGATGAAgataaatttcataaaaagagaagaaaatttACCAAAGGTACTAATGAGGAAGGGACAATGGAAAAATTGTCCAACCATAATgggaaaaaacataattccGTAGTAGAAATGAACAAAGATTTTCTTATAGTTAATGAGAGAATTACATCCCCAGAAGGCATTATTCTAAAGGAGGAGTTACACAAACATGAACCGCATCCTATTCAACAGGATGACAATTATGATAATAGTGGTGATGATAACACTCTACTGAATACAAATCAAAACAAGTTGACACTAGAAGAACATAACATTTCTTTATGTAATGTGAAAGCGGagcatgaaaaaaatgagcCTTCTACCATGAATAATAACGTAAACGCAAAGACAATGCATTACATTTATGGTAAGAATCATTCCAAGGAGGAAAACATGGCACTGTTCGATGACGTTTCATCTATTTTTGACGATGAGTATGGGGGaggaaaaaatacaaaaaaagcaGGTAACTTCGTGCGAACAAACAAATGTATAGAAGAAATCCCTAACAAGTTACTCAACCCAGTATTAcaggaaaagataaaattaatggGTATAAAAGACTATTATAAAAGTATTGACGAAATAGATAATAACaatgttataatttatatgagcGAGTTTAAAGGGGATGATAATAAAGGAGGTACTATGCGCTTAGGTGTTAAGCAATCCAAAATAATTGATAAAGATTCATTAACATATAAATCATATGATGAAGCAACCTATATATTTGAAAGACATAGACATAGATTTGAAATTAATCCTAAGTATGTGCCATTACTAGAATCGGTTGGTTTAAGTTTTGTAGCAAAAGATATTCACAGTGTTCGAATGGAAATTTGTGAAATCAAaaacttaaatttttatgttggTGTTCAGTTTCACCCTGAATTTACATCAAGACCTTTTAAAGCTAATCCAATATTTTTGGCCTTTATTTTAGCTTCAAAGGGGAAATTAAAGGAACGACTAGACAAGTTTGGAAATAAGTTGTGCTCAGGAAGTCTCTATGCTTAG
- the PmUG01_13048300 gene encoding alpha/beta hydrolase, putative has protein sequence MCHQDLIAHEYITCCKGHTFIVYSKNLRINDDKEVDYSIPTLNQKNDSPNNNVNKKNVVVLLLHGLNGGTYQFEKLFTSLIRFNYRFLSLGYAHVYVYFYGHGNSSLFENLNKFTEKLYTQQIYDVLEKKNVLNENFIVVAFSMGCIIAAHLSVDSKIKVKKFCLISAAGMAKPRHRFLIFLLKHNRCLFLRLAKRYSRSVISEDTVKNDYYNFENNLEDATKRYSILKENQEKFIETFLKVLIGLNIQDSKKQYSALLKSNVDVLFIYGREDKITPYAHTIKFLEKKKEFVKNVKMIILPECCHLVIHEKFNELVYHLMHFLE, from the exons atgTGTCACCAAGACCTTATCGCACATGAATATATTACGTGCTGTAAGGGGCACACTTTTATAGTTTATTCAAAGAATTTACGGATAAATGACGATAAAGAAGTAGACTACTCTATACCAACATTAAATCAGAAAAATGATTCACccaataataatgttaataaaaagaatgtaGTTGTGCTTCTTTTACATGGGTTAAATGGTGGCACGTACCAATtcgaaaaattatttacgtCGCTCATTCGTTTTAACTATCGGTTTCTGTCCCTAGGTTATGCACATGTGTACGTGt ACTTTTATGGCCATGGGAATAGTAGCTTGTTTGAGAACCTAAATAAATTTactgaaaaattatatacacagCAAATATATGAtgttttagaaaaaaaaaatgttttaaatgaaaattttattgtcGTTGCGTTTTCCATGGGATGTATTATTGCCG CTCACCTTTCTGTagatagtaaaataaaagtaaaaaagttTTGCTTAATTAGTGCTGCTGGAATGGCCAAACCTAGACATCGATTcttaat TTTCCTCTTAAAGCATAACAGATGCCTTTTTCTCAGACTAGCAAAGCGATATAGCCGTTCGGTTATTTCGGAGGATACAGttaaa aatGATTATTACAACTTTGAGAACAATTTAGAAGACGCAACAAAGCGATATTCTATTCTTaaggaaaat caagaaaaatttattgaGACATTTCTGAAGGTACTAATTGGATTAAATATACAAGACTCTAAGAAGCAGTATTCTGCATTGTTAAAATCAAACGTTGACGTTCTTTTCATCTACGG TAGGGAGGATAAAATAACTCCGTACGCGCACACCATAAagtttttagaaaaaaaaaaggaattcgttaaaaatgtgaaaatgataattttgcCTGAATGCTGTCATCTTGTCATTCACGAAAAGTTTAACGAACTAGTCTATCATTTGATGCATTTCTTGGAGTAA
- the EMC2 gene encoding ER membrane protein complex subunit 2, putative, whose translation MDEENILFYEGNNVSMIEKHYQNSLEKDIQELIIFYGMKLMKKNKAKNQLYKWSLYENILKASIELNLNEFIDICFNKLKEKFGKIDGKKLNILKGMICECTNKNEEALNIYKNFLKKDPCDILIRARIMNLKKIVEKDINKVIQLLNDHLKEFPVDIESWHELGEIYIINCLYSYAIFCFEEILLHIPTNLYYILTCAELHYTINQLELSSKYFCLAIKLQSNNLRGLWGIIILNITRYLNRKPKLLNENVDIILTIHCINRLYSLYSEIKVDLIYKNTILDYLNELRDMLK comes from the coding sequence atggATGAAGAGAACATTTTGTTCTATGAAGGAAATAATGTGAGCATGATAGAGAAGCACTATCAGAATTCTTTGGAGAAGGATATACaagaattaataattttttatggaatgaaattaatgaaaaagaacaaaGCAAAGAACCAGTTATATAAATGGAGtctatatgaaaatattttaaaggcATCAattgaattaaatttaaatgaatttatagatatatgttttaacaagttaaaagaaaaattcgGTAAAATAGatgggaaaaaattaaatatattaaaaggaaTGATATGTGaatgtacaaataaaaatgaagaagcattaaatatttataagaattttcttaaaaaagaTCCTTGTGATATTTTGATAAGAGCAAGAattatgaatttaaaaaaaatagtagaaaaagatataaataaagttATACAACTATTAAATGACCACTTAAAAGAGTTTCCGGTAGATATAGAATCATGGCATGAATTAggggaaatatatataataaattgtttatataGTTATGCCATATTTTGTTTCgaagaaattttattacacATTCCTAcgaatttatattatatattaacatgtGCAGAATTACATTATACAATTAATCAATTAGAATTAAGTAGCAAGTATTTTTGCTTAGCTATTAAATTACAAAGTAATAATTTAAGAGGATTATGGGGCATTATAATTCTTAATATAACAAGATATTTAAATAGAAAACcgaaattattaaatgaaaatgtcGACATCATCCTAACAATACACTGTATTAATAGGTTATATAGTTTATATAGTGAAATAAAGGTAGAccttatatacaaaaatactATTCTTGATTATTTGAATGAGTTAAGAGACATGCTTAAGTGA
- the CDS gene encoding cytidine diphosphate-diacylglycerol synthase, putative, producing the protein MQDRNEKNRKNSTSTKGSFIENINEEKKKKKKGRKDSRDDITEEKQGPVKRTIKNKYCKKDCTEDDVMIMAPSSPITTHNYNNNDENGNDNNSDKNNNNNSNSNSTNNAGKKKRSTDELIGKNVLTEDLSVNKGDSKNEIKKKKVYKDMKYYKDIKQMKEYINMKNTNSRFTNFMRFYGYYRGAHNSSKYKTLITNQDDTNNNINSYAPKENSKSKLETFKVRFIWSCVILFFCFFILALGHFYLCILVLLSVTVVYNEIVSLKSIENKDKKLPQIFYIRWYWFILTILAWGIPWALPRLNHQFRLFKYLLKYHSINMFILAFWGFVWFILSLRKFSMRYQFSQIGIILLTSLLVVTQSLMHIANIYSGLIWFFIPVSSVVVNDTFAYIFGILFGKTQLIELSPKKTVEGFVGSSIITILWGVFATRCLQHYKYFACPQNNISFIPFYTMFTSDCEDNAIFHQKVYILPTHLSNYLPVDKIYYTKMTVHGLVLSAFAAFLAPFGGFFASGFKRALKIKDFGQTIPGHGGFTDRLDCQIFIGMFTYVYLKSFAKIKSRVHYSYDVLIDSIQKLDHKEIMRLFNQLKNMIDKKRRKTINTKINQEKFASKDPVRNDDEILS; encoded by the coding sequence ATGCAAGATAGAAATGAAAAGAACAGGAAAAATAGTACTTCTACAAAAGGTTcttttatagaaaatattaatgaggaaaaaaaaaaaaaaaaaaagggaagaaaAGATAGTCGAGATGATATTACTGAGGAAAAACAAGGTCCCGTTAAAAGAAcaatcaaaaataaatattgcaAAAAAGATTGTACAGAAGATGACGTAATGATAATGGCTCCTAGTAGTCCTATAACTACGCATAACTATAACAATAACGATGAGAATGGCAATGATAATAACAGTGACAAAAACAATAACAAcaacagtaacagtaacagtacCAATAATgctggtaaaaaaaaaagaagtactGATGAATTAATCGGGAAGAATGTACTCACAGAAGATTTAAGTGTGAACAAAGGTGATtcgaaaaatgaaattaaaaaaaaaaaagtttataaagatatgaaatattataaagatataaaacaaatgaaagaatacattaatatgaaaaatacaaatagtAGATTTACGAATTTTATGAGATTTTATGGTTATTATAGAGGAGCACATAATTctagtaaatataaaacactTATTACTAATCAAGATGAtaccaataataatattaatagttaTGCACCAAAAGAAAACTCAAAATCGAAATTAGAAACATTTAAAGTAAGATTCATTTGGTCAtgtgttatattatttttttgtttttttatattagccTTGggacatttttatttgtgtataCTAGTTTTATTATCGGTTACTGTagtatataatgaaattgtatctttaaaaagtatagaaaataaagataaaaaattacctcaaatattttatataagatGGTATTGGTTTATCTTAACCATATTAGCATGGGGAATACCGTGGGCATTACCAAGATTAAATCATCAATTTCGtttgtttaaatatttgttaaaatatcattcgataaatatgtttatattagCATTTTGGGGGTTTGTTTGGTTTATATTATCCttaagaaaattttctaTGAGATACCAGTTTTCTCAAATaggaattatattattaacctCCTTACTTGTTGTAACTCAATCCTTAATGCATAttgcaaatatttattctggTTTAATTTGGTTTTTTATTCCTGTATCCTCAGTTGTAGTAAATGAcacatttgcatatatatttggaaTTTTATTTGGAAAAACTCAATTAATTGAATTATCCCCTAAGAAAACAGTTGAAGGTTTTGTAGGTTCGTctattataacaattttatgGGGTGTATTTGCAACCCGGTGTTTACagcattataaatattttgcatGCCcccaaaataatatttcttttatccCCTTTTACACAATGTTTACAAGTGATTGCGAAGATAATGCTATTTTTCATCAAAAGGTGTATATTTTACCGACCCATTTGTCCAATTACTTACCAGttgataaaatttattacacCAAAATGACTGTACATGGATTAGTTCTCAGTGCATTTGCCGCTTTCTTAGCTCCCTTTGGTGGATTTTTTGCTTCAGGATTTAAAAGAGCATTGAAAATTAAAGATTTTGGACAAACTATTCCAGGGCATGGGGGATTTACAGACCGATTAGATTGTCAGATTTTTATTGGTATGTttacatatgtttatttgaaatcatttgcaaaaattaaaagtagaGTTCATTATTCGTATGATGTACTTATAGATTCAATACAAAAACTAGATCATAAGGAAATTATGCGTCTTTTTAatcaattaaaaaacatgATAGACAAGAAAAGGAGGAAAACAATCAATACGAAAATAAATCAAGAGAAGTTTGCTTCAAAAGATCCAGTACGCAACGATGACGAGATATTgagttaa
- the CELF2 gene encoding CUGBP Elav-like family member 2, putative, giving the protein MNTMNTLNSNTQQYCTEKNESSYSEARISEQQHCNYQMNNNPYNPAPSIPTKLFVSSIPKNLTENDIKIIFEEYGNIKDVVSIKDKKPNTNRANVFVLMESIYYAQKAIQDLHGKKVLCETLGPLIVKFAIGELEKYGVNMNNANENDSKLFVGSLPKDITEEQIRNIFNRYGNVTEVYIMKNSNGVSKRCAFVNYAYKEQGIFAIQNLNGKLAIENSEKPIEVRFAEMKNQQQEKQLFNRTLLNPLNKGNLNNNNNGNNNGNNNGNNNYNNGNNGNNNPGNNNNNNNGAYIQTQQFKNMHVNSFNRYPLHMNYNLQNNGNRQRNTNNTASSPWKQYFSKEEGRPYYHNEITGQTQWHKPRKMDEDFINPLNMNEVSGPVGANIFIFHIPNEWTQNDLLAAFSPFGNIISAHIATEKDTGRNRGFAFVSYDNVDSAINAVKYMNGFLAHKKKLKVTIKKGEEQYVQALLSQRSTLTNPENRRNFMNSPAHT; this is encoded by the coding sequence ATGAATACTATGAACACATTGAACAGCAACACACAGCAATATTGCACTGAGAAAAATGAATCTTCATATAGTGAGGCAAGAATAAGCGAACAGCAGCATTGTAACTATCAAATGAACAATAACCCATATAACCCAGCACCGTCGATACCTACAAAATTATTCGTTAGCTCAATTCCCAAAAATTTAACGGAAAacgatataaaaattatatttgaagaatatggaaatataaaagatgTTGTTTCTATAAAAGATAAGAAACCTAATACAAACAGAGCAAATGTATTTGTGTTAATGGAATCTATATACTATGCTCAAAAGGCAATACAAGATTTACATGGGAAAAAAGTTCTATGTGAAACGTTAGGCCCTTTAATAGTTAAGTTTGCAATAGGAGAGTTAGAAAAGTATGGAGTGAATATGAATAATGCAAATGAAAATGATTCGAAGTTATTTGTAGGATCCTTACCAAAAGATATAACAGAAGAACagataagaaatatatttaatcgATATGGAAATGTTACAGaagtttatataatgaaaaattcgAATGGTGTTAGTAAAAGGTGTGCATTCGTTAATTATGCTTATAAAGAGCAAGGAATATTTGCcatacaaaatttaaatggAAAATTAGCTATTGAAAATTCCGAAAAACCTATTGAGGTCCGATTTGcagaaatgaaaaatcaGCAACAGGAAAAACAGTTGTTTAATAGAACATTATTAAATCCATTAAATAAGGGAAACctcaataacaataataatggcAATAATAATGGCAATAATAACGGCAATAATAACTATAATAATGGAAACAATGGTAACAACAATCcaggaaataataataataataataatggtgcatatatacagacccaacaatttaaaaatatgcatgtaAACTCTTTTAATAGATATCCCCTACATATGAActataatttacaaaataacGGAAACCGACAAAGAAATACAAACAATACAGCGTCCTCACCTTGgaaacaatatttttcaaaagaaGAGGGAAGACCCTACTATCATAATGAAATAACTGGACAAACCCAATGGCATAAACCTAGAAAAATGGATGAAGATTTTATAAATCCATTAAATATGAATGAAGTATCAGGACCTGTAGgagcaaatatttttatttttcatattccaAATGAATGGACACAAAATGATTTATTAGCTGCATTTTCTCCTTTTGGAAATATTATATCTGCACATATCGCTACAGAAAAGGATACAGGAAGAAATAGAGGCTTTGCTTTTGTTTCTTATGACAATGTGGATAGTGCAATTAATGCAGTGAAATATATGAACGGCTTTTTAGctcataaaaagaaattaaaagttactataaaaaaaggagaagagCAGTATGTGCAGGCTTTGTTAAGTCAAAGGAGCACATTAACAAATCCAGAAAATAGGAGAAACTTTATGAACTCACCAGCCCATACGTAG
- the PmUG01_13048700 gene encoding conserved Plasmodium protein, unknown function: protein MTVKGKIYFLFFNKRYYNPPSKRKWSKQNDKYKTRRPLAENVNVHKINIKGEYWKQKHVNKQFVVENGNTDMINERTSLNFFGYPNISLHSKLGGSLYIEQMDHITLCVIMNKCIKENISESYIWKSLLNRCTNIAHKINGNILSYIFKYSSQSDYYNHYFFLTMLGNISTNLYSFNIKSCSNILYAMNHNSNFFNEEIYNKIIQHSSLLILNRNDIDINNILSIVNSFFCYYRTNSNDSSNCAHISKNINNTYLLFDSIAKTFSKYDLGLSEIDLVCSSLLVFCLLDRTNLFFQERNKDVINKLSGYLNDHIEKLNIKHISILCFSNSIFKCSRQQLRWNYIFRKIEKDCHLLDSNYLGILFYSLKDKLVKSKHIYKIIYNNVLNDINVASMDSIGLVTYTFLKYSTLREPYNIITKRNGHNDSLGKEKERNKKNENVGGSNEENITGINNCTQGVENVQVKLSHSFNLFNDFLYGKIKYNISNFSIFQIYLIFKGLYETKLCNDKVEQLKAHFVKEINKKIYSIPIYLLSYFMKIITVNSIKNNELIKSLKDVSIIYLMVYKNINIYDSDYRINENSSLIEEYYNSICNDDNKIKSDITFIYDEKKKEVNYLSDKYLINPQTFKLQFKYLNEKFGIQKEQIEKIFQHSKNFFFNYYLKEKQLANFFYFCTLMDKKNSLDYFNEMKKITEHRIIQRELKFSPNSILYIFKTLDYLGMIQGKNNFFNLLLKQLCDGIFSINIFTCCEFLTLFYKNKITHYYFLKKASYIVNMNRYY from the coding sequence ATGACGGTAAAGgggaaaatttattttcttttttttaacaaaaggTACTATAACCCCCCCAGTAAAAGGAAATGGAGCAAGCAGAacgataaatataaaacaagaAGACCATTAGCAGAAAATGTGAACGTgcacaaaattaatattaaggGAGAGTACTGGAAACAGAAACATGTAAATAAACAGTTTGTAGTAGAAAATGGAAATACAGATATGATAAACGAGAGAACtagtttaaattttttcgGTTATCCCAATATATCATTACATAGCAAATTAGGTGGtagtttatatatagaacAGATGGATCACATAACATTATGTgtaattatgaataaatgtataaaagaaaatataagtgAGAGCTATATTTGGAAGAGTTTATTAAATAGGTGCACAAATATTgctcataaaataaatggaaatattttaagttatatttttaaatattcttctCAGTCtgattattataatcattatttttttcttacaatGCTTGGGAATATCTCAACgaatttatattcttttaatataaaaagttgtTCAAACATATTGTACGCTATGAATcataattctaattttttcaatgaagaaatttataataaaattattcagCATAGTTCATTGCTAATCTTGAATAGAAATGATAttgatattaataatattctgTCTATAgtcaattcttttttttgttattatagaACTAATTCCAATGATAGTTCTAATTGTGCgcatatttctaaaaatataaataacacatatttattatttgataGTATTGCGAAAACGTTTAGTAAGTACGATTTAGGTCTAAGTGAAATTGACCTTGTGTGTTCGTCTTTATTAGTCTTTTGCCTATTAGATAGAACAAATTTATTCTTTCAAGAAAGAAACAAAGATgttataaacaaattatcAGGTTATCTAAATGAtcatatagaaaaattaaatataaaacatatttctattttatgtTTCTCTAATTCGATTTTTAAATGTAGTAGACAACAATTAAGAtggaattatatatttcgaaaaatagaaaaagattGTCATTTGTTAGATAGTAACTACCTaggtattttattttattcattaaaagataaattagTGAAGAgcaaacatatttataaaattatttataataacgttttaaatgatataaatgtaGCTTCCATGGACAGCATAGGTTTAGTAACAtacacttttttaaaatacagcACTTTAAGAGAACCATATAATATCATCACGAAACGGAATGGTCATAATGACAGTTtaggaaaagaaaaggaaagaaataaaaaaaacgaaaatgtTGGTGGAAGCAATGAAGAGAACATAACAGGAATTAATAACTGCACACAAGGGGTGGAAAATGTACAGGTAAAATTAAGCCACTCTTTTAACCTATTTAACGACTTTTTATATGgtaagataaaatataatataagtaattttagcatatttcaaatatacttaatttttaaaggaTTATATGAAACAAAGTTATGTAATGATAAAGTAGAGCAATTAAAAGCTCATTTTGTAAAAGAGATAAACAAAAAGATTTATTCTAtacctatatatttattgtcttattttatgaaaattataacagttaatagtataaaaaataatgaattaataaaatccTTAAAAGATGTtagcataatatatttgatggtttataaaaatataaacatatatgataGTGACTATAGAATTAATGAAAACTCTTCATTAATAGAAGAATATTATAACAGCATATGTAATGACGataataagataaaaagTGATATAACCTTtatatatgatgaaaaaaaaaaggaggtaaattatttatcagataaatatttaataaacccccaaacatttaaattacaatttaaatatttaaatgaaaagtttggaatacaaaaagaacaaattgaaaaaatattccagcattctaaaaattttttttttaattattacttgaaagaaaaacagctagccaattttttttatttttgcacattaatggacaaaaaaaattcactagattattttaatgaaatgaaaaaaataacagaACATAGAATAATACAGAGAGAATTGAAATTTAGTCCTAATagtattttatacattttcaaAACATTAGATTATTTGGGAATGATTCAGggaaagaataattttttcaatttactTTTAAAACAGTTGTGTGATGGAATATTTtccattaatattttcacttGTTGTGAGTTTCtcacattattttataaaaataaaattacgcattattattttttaaaaaaggcaAGCTATATAGTTAACATGAATAGGTActactaa